A stretch of Physeter macrocephalus isolate SW-GA chromosome 6, ASM283717v5, whole genome shotgun sequence DNA encodes these proteins:
- the SLC38A2 gene encoding sodium-coupled neutral amino acid symporter 2 isoform X2: MKQTLILLTFVSIFSLYSVHLLLKTANEGGSLLYEQLGHKAFGMVGKLAASGSITMQNIGAMSSYLFIVKYELPLVIQALMNIEDTTGLWYLNGDYLVLLVSLVLILPLSLLRNLGYLGYTSGLSLLCMMFFLIVVICKKFQISCPAEVAFLINETVNSTLAQPTAFAPDVAFNMTEDDSCQPRYFIFNSQTVYAVPILTFSFVCHPAILPIYEELKGRSRRRMMNVSKISFFAMFLMYLLAALFGYLTFYEHVESELLHTYSSVMGTDILLLVVRLAVLVAVTLTVPVVIFPIRSSVTHLLCATKDFSWWRHSIITMSILAFTNLLVIFVPTIRDIFGFIGASAAAMLIFILPSAFYIKLVKKEPMKSVQKIGALFFLLSGVVVMTGSMALIVLDWVHNAPGGGH; this comes from the exons ATGAAACAGACttt AATCCTGTTGACATTTGTGTCAATATTTTCCCTGTATTCTGTTCATCTCCTTTTGAAGACTGCCAATGAAGGAG GGTCTTTATTATATGAGCAACTGGGACATAAGGCATTTGGAATGGTTGGAAAGCTTGCAGCCTCTGGATCCATTACAATGCAGAACATTGGAG CTATGTCAAGCTACCTCTTCATAGTGAAATATGAGTTACCTTTGGTGATCCAGGCATTAATGAACATTGAAGATACAACTGG ATTGTGGTATCTGAACGGCGACTATTTGGTTCTGTTGGTCTCACTGGTGCTCATTCTTCCCTTGTCACTGCTGAGGAATTTAG GATATTTGGGGTACACCAGTGGCCTTTCCTTGTTGTGTATGATGTTCTTTCTGATTGTG GTGATTTGCAAGAAATTTCAGATTTCTTGTCCTGCAGAAGTTGCTTTTCTAATTAATGAAACAGTAAACAGCACCTTAGCACAGCCAACAGCTTTTGCACCTGATGTGGCTTTTAATATGACTGAAGATGATTCTTGCCAACCACGTTATTTTATCTTCAACTCACAG ACTGTCTATGCTGTGCCAATTCTGACCTTTTCATTTGTCTGTCATCCTGCTATTCTTCCCATTTATGAAGAGCTTAAAGG CCGCAGCCGTAGAAGAATGATGAACGTGTCCAAGATATCATTTTTTGCTATGTTTCTCATGTACCTGCTTGCTGCCCTCTTTGGATACCTGACGTTTTATG AACACGTTGAGTCAGAATTGCTTCATACCTACTCTTCCGTCATGGGAACTGATATTCTGCTTCTCGTCGTCCGTTTGGCTGTGTTGGTGGCTGTCACCCTGACAGTACCTGTAGTTATTTTCCCA ATCCGGAGTTCCGTAACTCACTTGCTGTGTGCAACCAAAGATTTCAGTTGGTGGCGTCATAGTATCATTACAATGTCTATCTTGGCATTTACCAATTTACTTGTCATCTTTGTACCAACTATTAGGGATATCTTTGGTTTCATTG GTGCATCTGCAGCTGCtatgttaatttttattcttccatctGCCTTTTATATCAAGTTAGTGAAGAAAGAACCTATGAAGTCTGTACAAAAGATTGGG GCTCTGTTCTTCCTGTTAAGTGGCGTAGTGGTGATGACCGGAAGCATGGCCTTGATTGTGTTGGATTGGGTCCACAATGCCCCCGGAGGTGGCCATTAA
- the SLC38A2 gene encoding sodium-coupled neutral amino acid symporter 2 isoform X1, which produces MKKAEMGRFNISPDEDSSSYSSNSDFNYSYPTKQAALKSHYADVDPENQNFLLESNLGKKKYETDFHPGTTSFGMSVFNLSNAIVGSGILGLSYAMANTGIALFIILLTFVSIFSLYSVHLLLKTANEGGSLLYEQLGHKAFGMVGKLAASGSITMQNIGAMSSYLFIVKYELPLVIQALMNIEDTTGLWYLNGDYLVLLVSLVLILPLSLLRNLGYLGYTSGLSLLCMMFFLIVVICKKFQISCPAEVAFLINETVNSTLAQPTAFAPDVAFNMTEDDSCQPRYFIFNSQTVYAVPILTFSFVCHPAILPIYEELKGRSRRRMMNVSKISFFAMFLMYLLAALFGYLTFYEHVESELLHTYSSVMGTDILLLVVRLAVLVAVTLTVPVVIFPIRSSVTHLLCATKDFSWWRHSIITMSILAFTNLLVIFVPTIRDIFGFIGASAAAMLIFILPSAFYIKLVKKEPMKSVQKIGALFFLLSGVVVMTGSMALIVLDWVHNAPGGGH; this is translated from the exons ATGAAGAAAGCCGAAATGGGAAGGTTCAATATTTCCCCAGATGAGGACAGCAGCAGCTACAGTTCCAACAGTGACTTCAACTACTCCTACCCCACCAAACAAGCTGCTTTGAAAAG ccATTATGCAGATGTAGATCCTGAAAACCAGAACTTTTTACTTGAATCGAATTTGGGGAAGAAGAAGTATGAAACAGACttt CATCCAGGTACTACTTCCTTTGGAATGTCAGTATTTAATCTGAGCAATGCGATTGTGGGCAGTGGAATCCTTGGGCTTTCTTATGCCATGGCTAATACTGGAATTGCTCTTTTTAT AATCCTGTTGACATTTGTGTCAATATTTTCCCTGTATTCTGTTCATCTCCTTTTGAAGACTGCCAATGAAGGAG GGTCTTTATTATATGAGCAACTGGGACATAAGGCATTTGGAATGGTTGGAAAGCTTGCAGCCTCTGGATCCATTACAATGCAGAACATTGGAG CTATGTCAAGCTACCTCTTCATAGTGAAATATGAGTTACCTTTGGTGATCCAGGCATTAATGAACATTGAAGATACAACTGG ATTGTGGTATCTGAACGGCGACTATTTGGTTCTGTTGGTCTCACTGGTGCTCATTCTTCCCTTGTCACTGCTGAGGAATTTAG GATATTTGGGGTACACCAGTGGCCTTTCCTTGTTGTGTATGATGTTCTTTCTGATTGTG GTGATTTGCAAGAAATTTCAGATTTCTTGTCCTGCAGAAGTTGCTTTTCTAATTAATGAAACAGTAAACAGCACCTTAGCACAGCCAACAGCTTTTGCACCTGATGTGGCTTTTAATATGACTGAAGATGATTCTTGCCAACCACGTTATTTTATCTTCAACTCACAG ACTGTCTATGCTGTGCCAATTCTGACCTTTTCATTTGTCTGTCATCCTGCTATTCTTCCCATTTATGAAGAGCTTAAAGG CCGCAGCCGTAGAAGAATGATGAACGTGTCCAAGATATCATTTTTTGCTATGTTTCTCATGTACCTGCTTGCTGCCCTCTTTGGATACCTGACGTTTTATG AACACGTTGAGTCAGAATTGCTTCATACCTACTCTTCCGTCATGGGAACTGATATTCTGCTTCTCGTCGTCCGTTTGGCTGTGTTGGTGGCTGTCACCCTGACAGTACCTGTAGTTATTTTCCCA ATCCGGAGTTCCGTAACTCACTTGCTGTGTGCAACCAAAGATTTCAGTTGGTGGCGTCATAGTATCATTACAATGTCTATCTTGGCATTTACCAATTTACTTGTCATCTTTGTACCAACTATTAGGGATATCTTTGGTTTCATTG GTGCATCTGCAGCTGCtatgttaatttttattcttccatctGCCTTTTATATCAAGTTAGTGAAGAAAGAACCTATGAAGTCTGTACAAAAGATTGGG GCTCTGTTCTTCCTGTTAAGTGGCGTAGTGGTGATGACCGGAAGCATGGCCTTGATTGTGTTGGATTGGGTCCACAATGCCCCCGGAGGTGGCCATTAA